In the Ramlibacter tataouinensis TTB310 genome, one interval contains:
- a CDS encoding BadF/BadG/BcrA/BcrD ATPase family protein, translated as MQLEYRLGVDGGGTGCRVRLTDRSGNVLGEGYAGPANLALGLDSTLHSVLNAVTQALGAANLPSSALARTCAGLGLAAGNVAKLRQAFAQLSLPFGAAVIRSDAEVACLGAHNGQAGAILILGTGSQGVLHEGGRFITVGGWGFALSDAGSGAILGRETVRRAFSALEGIEPSSGLTETVINRFAHDRSAMLEWATSAQPKNWAEFAPLVFERAKQLDPVALELVRDSARSAEKMLERLKALGAQCVCLMGGLAEPIKPYLSAPYSTLLVPAQGDALHGALLLAATHKDAVRSDLIEPSRLTR; from the coding sequence ATGCAACTGGAATACAGATTAGGTGTGGATGGCGGGGGCACGGGTTGCCGTGTACGCCTCACCGATCGCTCTGGTAACGTTCTTGGCGAAGGCTACGCCGGGCCTGCTAATTTAGCGCTGGGGCTGGATTCGACACTGCACTCAGTGTTGAACGCGGTAACCCAAGCGCTCGGTGCAGCGAACCTGCCGAGCTCGGCATTGGCGCGTACCTGTGCTGGTCTTGGCCTCGCTGCAGGGAACGTCGCGAAGCTTCGGCAGGCATTCGCGCAACTCTCACTGCCATTCGGAGCAGCCGTTATTCGGTCAGATGCAGAGGTGGCTTGCCTTGGCGCCCACAACGGCCAAGCCGGAGCCATCCTGATCTTAGGGACCGGCAGTCAAGGTGTGCTCCACGAGGGCGGCCGCTTCATCACGGTTGGCGGCTGGGGCTTTGCGCTTTCCGACGCAGGCTCGGGCGCAATCCTCGGACGTGAGACGGTACGTCGAGCCTTCAGCGCCCTTGAAGGGATTGAGCCCAGCTCAGGGTTGACGGAGACCGTAATCAACCGTTTCGCACACGACCGTTCTGCCATGCTGGAGTGGGCAACAAGCGCTCAGCCCAAGAATTGGGCAGAGTTTGCACCCCTGGTCTTCGAGCGTGCGAAGCAGTTAGACCCCGTCGCGCTCGAGCTGGTGCGCGACAGCGCGCGCTCGGCCGAAAAAATGCTAGAGCGGCTGAAAGCCCTAGGCGCCCAGTGCGTTTGCCTCATGGGGGGGCTGGCAGAGCCGATTAAGCCCTACTTGAGCGCGCCATACAGTACGCTACTTGTCCCCGCACAGGGCGACGCACTACACGGAGCGTTGTTGCTAGCAGCAACGCACAAGGACGCCGTCCGGTCCGATCTCATTGAACCGTCACGGCTGACGCGCTAA